In a single window of the Fusarium falciforme chromosome 3, complete sequence genome:
- a CDS encoding Cupin-5 domain-containing protein: MSESHRSKPDLGISELCFIPTSQDESPSVTSLIETLGLEPHIEGGYFKETDVSVAHVSSPYPPEPLSEETLCLTDGLRSDFGPLFRRLSTTIYYYLTPNRPQCHFHRNRSRIIHSLHLGRGRYVLISPDGHVETYIVGHNIEKGERLQWVIEGGVWQASYLLDAEAGESEGLLISETVVPGFEYADQEFLSEEGLRSLLPADQARELEWLVRKWGKAHMTN; this comes from the coding sequence ATGAGCGAGTCCCATCGCAGCAAGCCCGACCTGGGCATCAGCGAGCTTTGCTTCATCCCAACTTCGCAAGACGAAAGCCCCTCCGTGACATCGCTCATTGAGACCCTCGGCTTAGAACCACACATTGAAGGTGGCTACTTTAAAGAAACCGACGTTTCCGTCGCTCACGTTTCTTCGCCCTATCCTCCTGAACCGCTATCCGAGGAGACTCTCTGCCTGACGGATGGTCTCCGTTCCGACTTCGGACCGCTGTTCCGCAGGCTTTCGACCACCATTTACTACTATCTCACACCCAACCGCCCACAGTGTCACTTCCACCGTAACCGCAGCCGGATTATCCATTCGCTTCATCTGGGCCGCGGCCGGTACGTGCTCATCAGCCCCGATGGACATGTTGAGACATATATCGTTGGACACAACATTGAGAAAGGCGAACGGCTCCAATGGGTTATTGAAGGAGGTGTCTGGCAGGCCAGTTACCTGCTTGATGCCGAGGCTGGCGAGAGCGAGGGACTGCTGATCTCCGAAACTGTCGTACCAGGGTTCGAATACGCTGACCAGGAGTTTCTGTCTGAGGAGGGTTTGAGAAGCTTGTTGCCGGCAGACCAAGCAAGAGAGCTGGAGTGGTTAGTCCGAAAGTGGGGCAAGGCGCATATGACGAACTAG